The following proteins are co-located in the Echinicola sp. 20G genome:
- a CDS encoding DUF1254 domain-containing protein, protein MKIFNMPKGQSKLTLSLYFTLSLIYALVSCNPPDNTSNLPSSITAEEAKKLAEEAYIYGFRIVENYKAIFGMCIAKQSPAYSGFNNFLHGKKLYDPDYTTVVSPNNDTFYSTTWADLSEEPLVIEVPKTGDTYFVIQLVDMFTDNFAYIGTRTTGKDGGTFLLVGPDNDGGFDTEKFDKIFVSRSRYVALATRTATDGTQSGNEKAYAIQDGLKLSSLSDYLGVSSSSKANLESNFPIYNQDSLYAKPKLFQYLNQFLEWQAPGFEEKELMESFSKINVGPYQTFDIGGFNEDVQAAILEGIQSAHQKIVDKASSLGTRESGWEYTPPMGNYGQNYLFRSAVAFKFIYTNSPEEAIYPIAEADSDNESLDGSKNNYVLHFESGETPPVDAFWSMTIYHSDTRLMVKNPINRYSIGDRTQGLNYDSDGSLTLYIQNQQPEGSKANNWLPAPDGPFYIIARMYIPQEPALDGSYKLPAISKE, encoded by the coding sequence ATGAAAATTTTTAATATGCCAAAAGGACAATCTAAGCTTACGCTATCACTCTACTTCACATTGTCACTTATTTATGCCTTGGTATCTTGCAATCCACCTGACAACACTTCCAATCTACCATCTTCGATCACTGCTGAAGAAGCCAAAAAACTGGCCGAGGAAGCTTATATTTATGGATTTCGCATTGTGGAAAATTACAAAGCCATTTTTGGAATGTGCATAGCGAAGCAATCACCCGCTTACTCTGGATTTAATAATTTCTTGCATGGGAAAAAGTTGTATGATCCAGATTATACCACCGTGGTTTCCCCTAACAATGACACTTTTTATTCAACCACTTGGGCGGACCTTAGTGAAGAACCTTTGGTCATCGAAGTCCCCAAAACTGGAGACACTTATTTTGTAATTCAATTAGTGGATATGTTTACGGACAATTTCGCCTATATCGGTACAAGAACTACTGGTAAGGATGGAGGCACATTTCTTTTGGTTGGCCCTGATAATGACGGTGGATTTGATACTGAAAAGTTTGATAAGATCTTTGTCTCTAGAAGTAGGTATGTAGCTTTAGCCACCAGAACCGCTACTGATGGCACTCAAAGCGGTAATGAAAAAGCCTACGCCATCCAAGATGGTCTTAAGTTGTCATCATTAAGTGACTACTTGGGAGTTTCATCATCTTCCAAGGCCAACCTTGAGTCAAATTTCCCTATTTATAATCAAGACTCTCTATACGCCAAACCAAAACTCTTCCAATATTTAAATCAGTTTTTGGAATGGCAAGCCCCTGGCTTTGAAGAAAAAGAATTAATGGAAAGTTTTTCTAAAATCAATGTAGGCCCTTATCAAACTTTTGACATTGGTGGTTTTAACGAGGATGTTCAAGCAGCAATATTAGAAGGGATACAATCTGCACATCAAAAAATCGTAGACAAAGCCAGCAGCCTTGGAACGCGTGAATCAGGATGGGAATATACACCTCCTATGGGAAATTATGGACAAAATTACCTTTTCAGGTCTGCAGTTGCCTTTAAATTTATCTACACCAACAGTCCAGAGGAAGCCATATACCCCATTGCAGAGGCTGATAGTGACAATGAAAGTCTAGATGGCAGCAAAAACAACTATGTTTTACATTTTGAAAGTGGTGAGACACCTCCGGTTGATGCATTTTGGTCAATGACCATTTATCACTCAGACACACGTCTTATGGTAAAAAACCCTATCAACCGCTACTCTATTGGAGACAGAACTCAGGGATTGAACTACGACAGTGATGGATCCCTTACCTTATACATTCAAAATCAGCAACCTGAAGGATCCAAAGCCAACAATTGGCTCCCAGCCCCAGATGGCCCTTTTTATATCATTGCGAGAATGTATATTCCGCAGGAACCTGCCTTAGATGGCAGTTATAAACTACCTGCTATTTCCAAAGAATAA
- a CDS encoding DUF1214 domain-containing protein, whose protein sequence is MNNRKKAFLSNICLILALGISWSCTSKTSKGSLETVTEQEVTNSYVYLLSRALVVRQEQMDFDGTGLEYNSIKYNEAGKADFVNPNLDVAYMEAWIAVDEHSAVTIEIPEIKDRYYTLQLLDGWGEVITNINERNYPDHPNGLFVLHLKDSDIDLPDDAFPIEVPVKKIKMLARVELQDTLEEAVSLQQLFKMSAIGSPNIAPTIPFPQFTNKELPTTELFSYAEDFLKTPDVKMNSNDSIRTIVQKVKEFIDSSPESKAQVDSIITHKTIPQFLTFATTKAGKFENGWLATLTAGNYNGDYWTRTSANFVGIWANTSEEVIYFIAAKDADGQVLGNGKSYSLTFPPENLPVKNVNAFWSVILVGFPDYRVVSNELNRFNFNNFSTFDYGEDGSLTLYISPNYDSKWPKSNWLPSPKDAAFNLTLRMYVPHENVLEGKWFPESLKVIE, encoded by the coding sequence ATGAACAATCGTAAAAAAGCTTTCCTATCAAATATATGCTTAATTTTAGCTTTGGGCATATCATGGTCTTGTACTTCCAAAACTTCAAAGGGCTCACTGGAAACTGTTACAGAGCAGGAAGTCACTAATAGCTACGTATATCTTTTAAGTCGGGCCCTGGTGGTCAGGCAAGAGCAAATGGATTTTGATGGAACAGGCTTGGAATACAATTCCATCAAATACAATGAAGCAGGTAAAGCAGATTTCGTGAACCCAAACCTAGATGTAGCCTACATGGAAGCATGGATTGCAGTCGATGAACATAGTGCTGTAACAATTGAAATTCCAGAAATTAAGGACCGGTATTACACTCTACAATTACTTGATGGGTGGGGAGAAGTAATAACCAATATCAATGAAAGAAATTACCCAGATCATCCCAATGGTTTGTTTGTGCTCCACCTTAAAGATTCTGACATCGACCTTCCTGACGATGCCTTCCCCATTGAAGTGCCCGTTAAAAAGATCAAAATGCTCGCAAGGGTAGAGTTACAAGATACCCTTGAAGAAGCAGTATCCTTACAGCAACTCTTTAAGATGAGTGCAATAGGTTCTCCCAATATCGCTCCTACAATTCCATTCCCTCAATTCACGAACAAAGAACTCCCTACAACAGAACTCTTCTCATATGCTGAAGACTTTCTAAAAACTCCTGATGTAAAAATGAACTCTAATGACTCTATAAGAACTATTGTCCAAAAAGTAAAAGAATTCATTGACTCATCTCCCGAAAGCAAAGCCCAGGTAGATTCAATAATCACACACAAAACAATCCCACAATTCTTGACCTTTGCTACCACTAAAGCGGGGAAATTTGAAAATGGTTGGTTGGCAACACTTACAGCGGGCAATTACAATGGCGATTATTGGACGAGGACATCAGCCAACTTTGTAGGTATTTGGGCTAACACTTCTGAAGAAGTTATTTATTTTATTGCGGCTAAAGATGCCGATGGTCAAGTGCTGGGGAATGGAAAAAGCTATAGTCTGACATTTCCCCCCGAAAACTTACCAGTCAAAAATGTTAATGCATTTTGGTCCGTAATATTAGTTGGCTTTCCTGACTATAGGGTGGTCAGCAATGAGCTAAACAGGTTTAATTTCAACAATTTTTCCACCTTTGATTATGGAGAAGATGGTTCCTTGACCCTTTACATTTCACCCAATTATGATAGTAAATGGCCAAAAAGCAATTGGTTACCATCCCCTAAAGATGCTGCATTTAACCTCACGCTGCGGATGTATGTACCTCATGAAAATGTGCTAGAGGGAAAATGGTTTCCTGAAAGCCTAAAAGTCATTGAGTAA
- a CDS encoding DUF3302 domain-containing protein: protein MKRFFYSSKSIKLTALFWLFPLFLHASAFEDKVADVVSWLALIVAPIIMITVFLMIHVLPEKIAEKRNHPQAQAIKTLCILSLFFGGILWPLAWLWTYSKPVFYKMAYGTDKGDYHEETFDDLKKEKDQDKS, encoded by the coding sequence ATGAAAAGGTTTTTCTACAGTTCTAAATCCATAAAATTAACAGCTCTCTTTTGGCTGTTTCCCCTATTCTTGCATGCCAGCGCATTTGAAGACAAAGTAGCAGATGTGGTCAGCTGGTTGGCCTTGATCGTCGCTCCGATCATCATGATCACAGTCTTTTTGATGATTCATGTCCTTCCTGAAAAAATCGCGGAAAAGCGCAATCACCCACAGGCCCAAGCCATCAAAACCTTGTGCATACTCTCCCTATTTTTTGGTGGAATACTATGGCCCCTAGCTTGGCTATGGACATACTCCAAGCCCGTTTTTTACAAAATGGCCTATGGAACAGACAAAGGAGATTACCACGAAGAAACCTTTGATGACCTTAAAAAGGAAAAAGATCAGGATAAATCCTGA